The window TAGATCAGCATGCTGTCCTTGAAAAAGGTACGACGATGCGCGAAGCTTTGAGTACTGCTTTTCAATACCTTTTCGATGCTGAAGCAGAAATCAATGAACTTTATGCCAAAATGGGTGATGAAGGCGCTGATATCGACGCATTACTTGAAGAAGTTGGAGAGCTACAAGAAACGTTAGATAGTAATGACTTTTATCAAATTAATGCAAAAGTGGAAGAAGTTGCTCGTGGTCTAGGCTTAGACGATGTGGGACTCGATCGAGATGTAGATGACCTTAGCGGTGGGCAGCGTACGAAGGTTCTGCTTGCTAAGCTTTTGCTAGAAAAGCCTGAAATCCTATTACTGGACGAGCCTACGAACTATTTAGATGAACAGCATATCGAATGGCTGAAGCGCTATTTACAGGAATACGAGAATGCATTTATCTTGATTTCACATGATATTCCATTCTTGAACAGTGTGGTTAACTTGATTTATCACATGGAAAATCAAGAGTTAAATCGCTATGCTGGTGACTATGATAGCTTCTTAAAGGTATATGAAATGAAAAAGCAGCAGCTAGAATCTGCTTACAAGCGTCAACAACAGGAAATTGCTGATTTGAAGGATTTCGTTGCTCGTAACAAGGCAAGTGTGGCGACTCGTAATATGGCGATGTCTCGTCAGAAGAAGCTCGACAAAATGGACATTATTGAATTAGGGAAAGAGAAGCCGAAACCAGAGTTTAATTTCAAAGAAGCTCGTTCATCTAGCCGTTGGATCTTCGAGACAGAAGATCTGGTTATTGGTTACAATGAACCACTTTCTCGCCCACTGAATTTGAAAATGGAACGCGGACAAAAAATTGCATTCGTCGGTGCAAATGGTATTGGTAAGTCTACTCTATTAAAAAGTATTCTAGGGTTAATTAATCCCATTTCGGGTAAAGTGGAGCGCGGTGACTATCAATACATCGGTTACTTCGAACAGGAAGTGAAACAGTCTAATTACAATACTTGTATTGAAGAGATTTGGAACGAGTTCCCAAGCATGAATCAAGCCGAAGTCCGTGCTGCACTTGCAAAGTGCGGGTTAACGACGAAGCATATTGAGAGTAAAATCGAAGTCCTTTCTGGTGGCGAAAAGGCTAAGGTTCGATTATGTAAAATTATTAACACTGAAACGAACTTATTAATTCTAGACGAGCCTACCAATCACTTAGATGTGGACGCAAAGGAAGAATTGAAGCGTGCTTTAAAGGCCTATCGCGGAAGTATCCTGATGGTATCCCACGAACCTGATTTCTATCGTGAAATTGCGACCGATATTTGGAATTGTGAGGATTGGACGACGAAGGTGTTTTAATGAAAGATGAAGGGGTACACAGTGAAATCACTTGTGTACCCCATTTTTATATAACATTGAAAGAAGCTCATCCCAAACTTTCATTCTATTGAAAAAATAAAAGCACAAACCATTAGCTTTGGTCTGTGCTTTTACTATTTTATGACTCCCAAAAATATTATGAAGCTTTTCTAACTACCTCTACTTCTTCAACAGGAGGATTGAATTGACCTTCCCATTTCGCTACAACAATCGCTGCTAGCGAGTTTCCTACTACGTTAACTGCGGTACGTCCCATATCAAGAATACGGTCAATACCAGCAATAAATGCTAGCCCCTCCGCAGGTAATCCAATCGTACTAAATGTAGCGAGTAACACGACAAAGGATACACCTGGTACTCCTGCCATTCCTTTAGATGTCACCATCAAAACTAACATTAACGTAATTTGTTGCCCAATGCTTAGTTCGATACCAAACATTTGTGCAATAAAGAGCGATGCGATGGCTTGATATAAAACAGAACCATCTAAGTTGAAGGAGTAACCTGTTGGAATAACGAAAGAAGCAATATGCTTCGGGCTTCCTGCTTGCTCCATTTTATCCATTATTCTCGGTAGCACGGTTTCCGAACTTGAGGTTGAGAATGCTAAAATCAATTCTTCTTTAATCATCTTTAATAATTTAAAGATATTAAATCCAACAATTTTCGCCATTAAACCTAACACAACGATCACAAAGAAAATCATGGTTCCATAAACAGTAATAGCCAGCTTTCCTAAAGGAATGAGTGATGAGAAACCATACTTAGAAATCGTTACACCCAGTAAGGCAAAGACACCTATTGGTGCATACTTCATAAAAAGGTTTGTCACATAGAACATGGCTTTTGCCGTACCTTCAAAGAACCGTAGTACTGGTTTTCCTGTATCTCCAATTGCCGCAATTCCAAGACCAAACACAACCGCAAAGAAGATTATGGCTAACATATCACCTTCTACCATCGCTTGTATTGGGTTTGTTGGTACTATATGCAAAAGGGTATCGGCGATTGTCTTGCTTTCTTGCTCTTCCGATGTTTGGACATAACCCGAGATATCACTTTGCTGTAGGCTGTCCATATTTAGTCCAGCGCCAGGCTGAAAGATATTAGCGGAAACGAGGCCAACCGCAATGGCAACCATCGTCATACCAATAAAATAAGCCAATGATTTACCGCCAAGCTTACCAACCGATTTGATATCACCAACACCAGCAATGGCAACGATAATCGTTGATAAAACAATTGGGACAACAATCATTTTAATTAAACGGATAAATAGATCGCCCATTGGTTGTAAAACACTTTGTGCCGTTTCATTACCGTAGAAAATTCCACCCACAATTATACCTAAAATAAGGCCAATAAAAATTTGATTAGCCAAACTTAATTTAAACTTTTTCATCCATTACCCCACCTTCTTGTTGTTAAATATATACTTAGGCAAGGGAAACAAAGGTGATTTAACTTCCAAGGAATGAAGTTAAGCCTCCGGCGGATGCCTCGAATGTGATATAAATGAAAATTGACCAACAAAAAAAGACACAGGTTGTGTCAATTCGCACGATTATATCCTTTATTCACTTGTTCCCTTTAAACGCTTACGAGGTTAGCTTTCGGGTTGGGACTATGGAAACAGTAAGCCCCTCCAATAGATAGGATTCACCCCACGCAGAGATTCTACGAAAAAATTGGGTCCCCCGCTCTTAAATAAGATTAAGCGAAATAATATAAATTATTTCTATGAATTACAATGTTATTATACTAATAAAACTTTATTTAGTAAATGGTAGGCAATTCCCATCTGAATTAGAAATTCTAAAATAAATCTTCTGATAGTTTTAAAGGCAACCCCCAATGGAATAGTTGCCTGATATAAGGTGAGCTCTACATGATTTTATTGCTATTTCAGAATATCTAACTATGTGATTATTACTTATCTTCAATCGCCATTATCGCTTCTGCACATTTTATGCCGTCAACAGCACTAGACGTGATTCCTCCGGCATATCCTGCACCTTCTCCACAAGGATATAACCCTTTGATGTTTGACTCAAAGGTCCGCGGATTTCGTTTAATGGTCACTGGTGATGAGCTTCGACTTTCTACCGCTGATAAAACGGCATCATGTCTGATAAAGCCTGCAAGTTTTTTATCCATTGCCCTTAAACCCTCTTTTAAACTATCGACGATAAAATCATCAAGACATTCTCTTAAATCTGTTGGTGTAACACCTGGGTTATAGGTTGGGATAATATCACCAAGCTGTTTACTACCTTTGTTTTCCAGGAAATCCCCGACCAATTGTACCGGTGCAAAATAATTGCTGCCACCAAGTTCAAATGCCTTTCTCTCAAGCTTTCTTTGAAACTCGATAGCTGCCAAAACCTCTCCATTAAAATCCTTTGGTGTGATAGAAACAAGCAAGGCACTATTAGCATTTTCACCACTTCTTGCGCTATAGCTCATACCATTTGTTACGACTGAATTTTTTTCTGATGCGGCAGCCACAACATGACCCCCAGGACACATACAAAACGTGTATACACCTCGACCATTGGCAAGATGTGCATTCAATTTGTATTCAGATGCACCAAGTAATGGATGATTGGCAAAGCTGCCGAATTGCTGTAAATCGATATCTTTTTGGTGGTGTTCAATTCGTACTCCTACAGCAAAGGGCTTCGGTATCATCTCTACACCTAAATCCTTTAACATATAAAACGTATCTCGAGCACTATGCCCTATCGCTAATATGACAGCATCGGTCTCTATGGCATCTGACACTCCTTGTCTATCTAACAGCACTCCTTTCACTTTATCATTTTCGATTATCAGTTCCTTCATTTTCGTTTCAAATCGTACTTCCCCACCTAGTGATTCAATTTTCTTACGAATATTTCTCACTACATCGATTAAAATGTCCGTGCCAATATGGGGCTTTGACAAATATGCTATCTCTCCTGGAGCACCGGCTTCTACAAGTTCCTTTAACACTTTCGGAATTCTAATATTTTTTATACCTGTTGTTAATTTACCATCTGAAAATGTTCCTGCTCCACCTTCACCAAATTGGACATTGCTATTCGGTTCAAGCACACCATCTTTCCAAAATTTTTCAACGGCCATTTTTCTTCGGTCGACGTCCATTCCCTGCTCTATCATAATCGGGTTTAATCCATGTTCGGCTAATATCAAGGCACTGAATAGTCCAGCAGGTCCACTGCCGACTACGACTGGACGAGTTGTTTTTTGGGTTTTCTTGATTGTATATTCCATTGGTTCGTAGGAAGAAACATCCTTTATTCCTAAATACACTTTCTCGTTTTCCATTTCCACATCAACAGAATAAACAAGCCGTACATTATGTTTTTCCCTTGCGTCAATTGACTTCTTAGAAATACGAAAAGACAATATTTTGTCGAGTTTAACCCTTAAGATTTTCTGGATTTTCTGAGCTAAAAGTTCATTTTCCTTACTTGGTTCAAAATCAGCACGAAGCTTTATATTACTTATTCTTAACATGTTAATTTCCATCCCATATTATATTTTGCTGCTTTTTTAATATACGTCACCTCGTTAAATACTGCTGTGATAACAGTTACTCTTTTATATATATTTGTTTTATATTGGATAAAAAAGGAAGTGCCGCAGAGGTAGAAACTCTGTAGCACTTCCTTTTTTATCTCATTTGGTTTGTCATTAGCACCAAAATCTTCCTGAATAGTTATACTATATTGATTACAATATTTCGATATACCCTTCTGTTCCATGCACCCGAATTCGTTGCCCATCTTTTATCCGTTTATTGGCATTTTCCACTCCGACAACCGCTGGTAAGCCATATTCACGAGCTATAACGGCTCCATGGGTCATCAGTCCCCCAACCTCTGTCACTAGGCCGTTTATAGATACAAACAGCGGTGTCCAGCTAGGGTCTGTATAAGCGGTCACTAATATATCTCCAGACTCTAAATCTGCATCTTCTATGTCTAAAATGACACGTGCTCTTCCTTCTACAACCCCAGAAGAAACAGGTAGACCAATAATAGCATCGGCTGGGATATTTTCTCGCTTGTACTCACCCATAATGATTTCTCCATCAGACGTCATCACACGTGGCGGAGTTAGTTTTTCATATAATTTATATTCGTTCTTTCGATTGCTAACAATCTGGTAATCCAGTTTTTTTGTACGAACGACTTCGCTAAGTTCTTCTATGGTGAGATAGTATATATCTTTTTTATCATGAATCACTCCCTCTTGTACCAATTTTTCAGCTTCTTTCAGTAAAGCCTGTTTATAGACAAAGTAGCGACTAATCATGCCATATTTGGGATATTCCCTAAACCCACTGAAATTGCGGATTAGATCGATCCTTTGTTTTGTTTCTTTCACTTTTTGTTCACCATCTGGTAATTGCTTCAATCGTTCTAATAACTCTTGTTCTTTTTCCATAGCCTTCATGCGTCCCTGCTCAAATTTCAGCTTGCTAGCAGCAGGCTCAAAGTTTTTGATGTTATTAAGAATGATTGGGACAAGTGTACTTGGTTTTTCGCTCCAGCGTGTTTTAGTCATATCAATTTCCCCAACACATCGCATACCGTATTTGTTAAGATATGTTAAGATGGCTTCCCGAGCTTTATGTCCACCATCAAGCTTTTCGAGGTCGTCCAAAAAGTTATCATCTTTGACATGTTGTAGATACTCAATGACTTCAGGATAAGGACGAATTACATCTGCGACATCCAAAAGCTCTAGACCCATTTCCGAAGTTATATTATTTGGTACCGATTGAGAAAGGATATCTGCTACGTTTTTTTCACCTAACCACTTGCTCATTTTTTGATTTATCCATGTTGAAGCTGCCATAGCATCCATAATCACACCCATACGAGGGTCAAATAAATACTTCTTTAATTGCGGGATATCATCTTTAATAAAATCAATTAAATCTGAGCCCGATTTCGTTTGGATATTTTGTTTTAACTCTTCTATCGACTCTTGACTACTCTTTATTGATTCAAAAACAACTTTGAGGGTGTGTTCAATTTGTACTTGAATATCCGTAGACGACATCCCCTCATTACTTTTATCCGGACTCGGTCCCTCATTATAATTGGGTAACGATTTAATATAATCTCCTCGCTCTACTATGGTCATAAGTGCGTCTTTTATAAGTGGATCGGACTGCCCCAAGGCATCTATTATGTTATCTCTACTCTCAGATGAAGCCAACATAGGTGTTACATCAACAAACAATCTTCCGCCAGCTTTACACATAGGTGCAGGAGTTGTTAACAGAAAAATAGACAATCCTAATGGTTTCATAGGATCTGTCATCATTTGTTGATGACCAACAGATACATAAACATGATTTTCTTCATCGTTAGCTTCCGGAATCGGGTATAAAGTCGTAATAGGACGACTTTGGACAATATAAAAGGTATCATCAACCAAACACCATTCGATATCCTGCGGCTGACCAAAATGGGATTCGATTTTTCTTCCTATACGTGCTAATTGTAAAATCTGCCCGTCTGTAAGAGTTTGGGTCTTTTGCCGATTCGGATCAATCTGTCGTGCCTCTGTCCCACCCTCCTTTAATCCATAGATTGCCAATTTCTTGGTTGCTATCATTTTATCAACGATTTGATCTTCCTGTACTTTATAACAATCGGCAGAAACCAAGCCAGAAACCAGTGCTTCTCCAAGCCCAAAACTAGCATCAATTGATAGGAGCTTTCGGTTTGAGGTAATCGGGTCAGCGGTAAATAGAATCCCGGAAGCCTGTGGGAAAACCATCCTTTGAATGATAACTGATAAATAGACTTGAGCGTGGTCAAATCCATTTTGCATACGGTAGATGACCGCTCGATCCGTAAATAAAGAAGCCCAGCATTTACTAATATGCTGCAAGATAGAATCGACGCCAATAATATTTAAATAGGTGTCTTGTTGACCAGCAAAAGAAGCATAGGGCAAATCCTCAGCAGTTGCACTAGAACGAACGGCATAAGCCTGCTCTTCTCCATACTTGGAAAGGAAATCAGCAACGGCATTCACGACATCGGAAGGAATTTCTACTTCCATAATCATTTGTCGAATCTTTTTGCTGACTTCACCAATTTGATCTCGATTTTCTATTTTGAGCTCGGTTAGTTGCTCCAATAATTCTTGATACATATCGTTTTGTTCAAGGGCTTTTCGAAATCCCACTGTTGTAATACAAAATCCTTCTGGTACTTGTACACCTTGTATTTTTGATAATTCCCCTAAATTAGACCCTTTTCCGCCAACAAGCAAAAATTGTGGTTTCTCTATTTCCTGAAAGTTCAATACCAATGAACTCATTCGACACTCTCCTATCCATTCATGTTTTATTGATTTTATCAGTAGTAAACAGGAATATGCAGTCTATATTTACTATGTTTCAAATGCTATAATTAATGTAGGAAGAGTTCTATTTTGAAAAAAATAATTCAATTTACATGAGGATTTATCTCACTGAGGATGACTATTAAAAAAAAGAAACCATTCAGGTTTGGCTGACCTTTATATTGATTGACTTTATCACTTCACACAAAAAACCGACTGTACTTTTTACAGTCGGTTTTCTAAATAACGTCATAAAGTGCTGCCTTTTAAAACTGTTTTCTAAACTAAAGTTGTATAGTACCTTATTCTGAAAAATCCCAAGCTGGATTCCAGACGACTTCCCATAAATGTCCGTCTGGGTCTTGGAAATATCCAGAATATCCACCCCAAAAGGTATCATGTGCTGGAACGGTAATTACCGCACCAGCTTCCCTTGCTTGATCCAATACCTTATCAACCTCTTCTTTACTCTCAACATTATGACCAATCGTAAATTCAGTTGGACTCATCGGCGTTTGGTTTAGACTTGTGTCATGTGCGATATCTTTCCGCTTCCAAATGGCTAGTTTCAATCCAGAATGTAAATCAAAAAACGCAACAGCGCCATGCTCAAATTCTTGTCCTACGATTCCTTCTGTCGGTAGACCGAGTCCCTCCTGGTAAAATTTCAAAGACCTCTCCAGGTCATCTACACCTATTGTTATTACAGAAATTCTTGGTTTCATTTCAAACCTCCTCACGAATTTATTCTTAACATACCATATAACATAAAGCCATTTGAAGTTTTGCTCACTTAAGAGTGCCTGTCACGACCCGTTTGGTACAAAAAGCATTTGCTGTATGAAGTTAAAAATCATTGGATTAGTGATGAATAATTACCTTTTTTCGATACCCTTTCCACGCTGTTAGTAAAAGATAGCTTATCCCGGAAAGAAGAATTATCGATGCCCCTGAAGGAACGTTTAACTTATAGGAAATCCAAAGTCCTGTTAGTGAGAAGAAAAGACTGATACTCGATGTAAGTATCATCATTGTTTTTAAGTTATTGGTAAAATACTTTGAAATTGCAGTAGGTGCTGATAGTAGAGCAATAACAAGAATAAATCCGACGACACGAATAAGAATAACTACCGTTAAGGCAATTAAGAAGAAAAGTAAATATTCAAGCCACTGTGTTTTTACCCCTTGTACCCTCGCAAACGTATCATCAAATAAATATGCTTTATACAAATTAAATAAGGCTGAAATAAAGAATACGACAATCGCATCTAATGCTAGCATCATCCATAAATCACTTTTGCTTACTGTTAAAATATCACCGAATAAATATGTTGACATATCTGGTGGATACCCAGGCGTAAACGCAATAAATATAATTCCTGCAGCCATTCCGATAGACCAAAAAAGTGCTATAAGTATATCAGCGTTCGTTTGTTGTCTGCGCTGAATGGTTGCAATTCCAAATGAAGCAGCCACAGCAAATAAAAGTGCACCAAGCATTGGAGTAATACCTAAAAAATAGCCAAGTCCAATACCGCCAAATGCAGTGTGTGCGATCCCACCAGACATCATGACCATTTTTTTCTCCATGATGATGGTCCCAATAATTCCACTAACAATGCTTATTAAGATTGCACTCCATACCGCGTGTTGTAGAAATTCATATTCCAATAAATCGTGAATCATTTTTCTCCCTCCAGATGGTGTGCTAACACTCGATGAGGAATACCGTGTGCAATAAGTTCAACAGGACATCCATACATTTTTTCTAGAACTTTAGATGTCATATTTGGTTTTCCATGATAATGAAGCTGCTTATTTAAGCACGCTATTGACTCTGAATATGAGGCAATAACATTCGTGTCATGTGTAACAAGGACTATTGTTTTTTCATTATTTAATTCCTTCAATAATTCATAAATCATCGTTTTTGATTCCGAATCCACACTGGCTGTTGGTTCATCGAGTATTAGAATTTCAGGATTACCAGCCAGCGCCCTTGCCAGCATGACACGTTGAAGCTGTCCACCGGATAACTGACCAATCTGGCGGTTTTTTAAATCAAATAAATCAAGCTTGAGAAGGATATTGTTTGCAACGTTCAAATCTTCTTGACTAAACTTGTGAAAAAAACCACTTTTTTTTGTTAAACGACCCATTAGAACGACTTCTACTACACTGATAGGAAAGCTACGATCAAATTGAGAAAACTGAGGGATATAACCAATCACCCCATCTTCCTTGCTACCTGTAGTTCCTTTAATATTGATTCTCCCGGAAGTGGGCTCTATAATCCCAAGGATAACTTTCAAGAGAGTACTTTTTCCGCCACCATTGGGGCCTATTATGGTTAAAAAATCTCCTTTATTAACCGTTAAAGATATATTATCAAGAGCAAGAACATCATCGTAATAAACGGTTAAATCACTTATTTCGATCACTGTTTCCATTTCCTATCACAGCTCCTGTGCTTCTTTAAATGTCTGTGCCATTAGCTTTAAATTTTCTACATAATCCGGTGCTAGCGGTACTATCTGAACAGTTCTACCATTTATCTCTTCAGCAGTAGCTTTTGACTGAGAGCTATCTATCTCAGCT of the Bacillus tuaregi genome contains:
- a CDS encoding ABC-F family ATP-binding cassette domain-containing protein, translating into MSVLNVQNLSHGFGDRAIFNDVSFRLLKGEHVGLVGANGEGKSTFMNIVTGKLQPDEGKVQWSRKVRVGYLDQHAVLEKGTTMREALSTAFQYLFDAEAEINELYAKMGDEGADIDALLEEVGELQETLDSNDFYQINAKVEEVARGLGLDDVGLDRDVDDLSGGQRTKVLLAKLLLEKPEILLLDEPTNYLDEQHIEWLKRYLQEYENAFILISHDIPFLNSVVNLIYHMENQELNRYAGDYDSFLKVYEMKKQQLESAYKRQQQEIADLKDFVARNKASVATRNMAMSRQKKLDKMDIIELGKEKPKPEFNFKEARSSSRWIFETEDLVIGYNEPLSRPLNLKMERGQKIAFVGANGIGKSTLLKSILGLINPISGKVERGDYQYIGYFEQEVKQSNYNTCIEEIWNEFPSMNQAEVRAALAKCGLTTKHIESKIEVLSGGEKAKVRLCKIINTETNLLILDEPTNHLDVDAKEELKRALKAYRGSILMVSHEPDFYREIATDIWNCEDWTTKVF
- a CDS encoding cation:dicarboxylate symporter family transporter; amino-acid sequence: MKKFKLSLANQIFIGLILGIIVGGIFYGNETAQSVLQPMGDLFIRLIKMIVVPIVLSTIIVAIAGVGDIKSVGKLGGKSLAYFIGMTMVAIAVGLVSANIFQPGAGLNMDSLQQSDISGYVQTSEEQESKTIADTLLHIVPTNPIQAMVEGDMLAIIFFAVVFGLGIAAIGDTGKPVLRFFEGTAKAMFYVTNLFMKYAPIGVFALLGVTISKYGFSSLIPLGKLAITVYGTMIFFVIVVLGLMAKIVGFNIFKLLKMIKEELILAFSTSSSETVLPRIMDKMEQAGSPKHIASFVIPTGYSFNLDGSVLYQAIASLFIAQMFGIELSIGQQITLMLVLMVTSKGMAGVPGVSFVVLLATFSTIGLPAEGLAFIAGIDRILDMGRTAVNVVGNSLAAIVVAKWEGQFNPPVEEVEVVRKAS
- a CDS encoding NAD(P)/FAD-dependent oxidoreductase, which codes for MLRISNIKLRADFEPSKENELLAQKIQKILRVKLDKILSFRISKKSIDAREKHNVRLVYSVDVEMENEKVYLGIKDVSSYEPMEYTIKKTQKTTRPVVVGSGPAGLFSALILAEHGLNPIMIEQGMDVDRRKMAVEKFWKDGVLEPNSNVQFGEGGAGTFSDGKLTTGIKNIRIPKVLKELVEAGAPGEIAYLSKPHIGTDILIDVVRNIRKKIESLGGEVRFETKMKELIIENDKVKGVLLDRQGVSDAIETDAVILAIGHSARDTFYMLKDLGVEMIPKPFAVGVRIEHHQKDIDLQQFGSFANHPLLGASEYKLNAHLANGRGVYTFCMCPGGHVVAAASEKNSVVTNGMSYSARSGENANSALLVSITPKDFNGEVLAAIEFQRKLERKAFELGGSNYFAPVQLVGDFLENKGSKQLGDIIPTYNPGVTPTDLRECLDDFIVDSLKEGLRAMDKKLAGFIRHDAVLSAVESRSSSPVTIKRNPRTFESNIKGLYPCGEGAGYAGGITSSAVDGIKCAEAIMAIEDK
- the ppsA gene encoding phosphoenolpyruvate synthase is translated as MSSLVLNFQEIEKPQFLLVGGKGSNLGELSKIQGVQVPEGFCITTVGFRKALEQNDMYQELLEQLTELKIENRDQIGEVSKKIRQMIMEVEIPSDVVNAVADFLSKYGEEQAYAVRSSATAEDLPYASFAGQQDTYLNIIGVDSILQHISKCWASLFTDRAVIYRMQNGFDHAQVYLSVIIQRMVFPQASGILFTADPITSNRKLLSIDASFGLGEALVSGLVSADCYKVQEDQIVDKMIATKKLAIYGLKEGGTEARQIDPNRQKTQTLTDGQILQLARIGRKIESHFGQPQDIEWCLVDDTFYIVQSRPITTLYPIPEANDEENHVYVSVGHQQMMTDPMKPLGLSIFLLTTPAPMCKAGGRLFVDVTPMLASSESRDNIIDALGQSDPLIKDALMTIVERGDYIKSLPNYNEGPSPDKSNEGMSSTDIQVQIEHTLKVVFESIKSSQESIEELKQNIQTKSGSDLIDFIKDDIPQLKKYLFDPRMGVIMDAMAASTWINQKMSKWLGEKNVADILSQSVPNNITSEMGLELLDVADVIRPYPEVIEYLQHVKDDNFLDDLEKLDGGHKAREAILTYLNKYGMRCVGEIDMTKTRWSEKPSTLVPIILNNIKNFEPAASKLKFEQGRMKAMEKEQELLERLKQLPDGEQKVKETKQRIDLIRNFSGFREYPKYGMISRYFVYKQALLKEAEKLVQEGVIHDKKDIYYLTIEELSEVVRTKKLDYQIVSNRKNEYKLYEKLTPPRVMTSDGEIIMGEYKRENIPADAIIGLPVSSGVVEGRARVILDIEDADLESGDILVTAYTDPSWTPLFVSINGLVTEVGGLMTHGAVIAREYGLPAVVGVENANKRIKDGQRIRVHGTEGYIEIL
- a CDS encoding VOC family protein, with the translated sequence MKPRISVITIGVDDLERSLKFYQEGLGLPTEGIVGQEFEHGAVAFFDLHSGLKLAIWKRKDIAHDTSLNQTPMSPTEFTIGHNVESKEEVDKVLDQAREAGAVITVPAHDTFWGGYSGYFQDPDGHLWEVVWNPAWDFSE
- a CDS encoding metal ABC transporter permease, which codes for MIHDLLEYEFLQHAVWSAILISIVSGIIGTIIMEKKMVMMSGGIAHTAFGGIGLGYFLGITPMLGALLFAVAASFGIATIQRRQQTNADILIALFWSIGMAAGIIFIAFTPGYPPDMSTYLFGDILTVSKSDLWMMLALDAIVVFFISALFNLYKAYLFDDTFARVQGVKTQWLEYLLFFLIALTVVILIRVVGFILVIALLSAPTAISKYFTNNLKTMMILTSSISLFFSLTGLWISYKLNVPSGASIILLSGISYLLLTAWKGYRKKVIIHH
- a CDS encoding metal ABC transporter ATP-binding protein — translated: METVIEISDLTVYYDDVLALDNISLTVNKGDFLTIIGPNGGGKSTLLKVILGIIEPTSGRINIKGTTGSKEDGVIGYIPQFSQFDRSFPISVVEVVLMGRLTKKSGFFHKFSQEDLNVANNILLKLDLFDLKNRQIGQLSGGQLQRVMLARALAGNPEILILDEPTASVDSESKTMIYELLKELNNEKTIVLVTHDTNVIASYSESIACLNKQLHYHGKPNMTSKVLEKMYGCPVELIAHGIPHRVLAHHLEGEK